The sequence TCCCCAGCGAAGGCAGAGCGATACGCATAGCCTGCGGGAGTATTATCCTGCGCATGGCGAGTCTGGATGACATGCCGAGGCTTCGGGAGGCCTCCATCTGTCCTGATGGAACAGATATTATGCCGCCCCTTATCGCCTCAGCGTTGTAAGCGCCTATGTTAAGCGCAAGCCCCAGAACCCCTGAGAAAAAAGAGCCCAGATCGATGCCGAGCTGCGGCAGACCGAAATAAATGAGGAAAAGCTGAACAAGGAGCGGAGTCGAGCGGATGATCCAGATGTAAAAACCCGCCGCGCTTCTCAGAAGAGGATTTTTGGAAAGTTTGAGAAGCGCGGCTGATATTCCGAAAATGAACCCCAGAATCAGGGCGAATACTGATATTTTCAGTGTCAGAACCGCTCCCTGAAGCAGAAAGGGAAAGTAATGCACCATTATTCCCCAGTCAAGCATAAGAGGCTCCCTCAGGTTTCAGGTGTTTATTATCTGGCATCGATGCCCAGCCATTTCATGCTTATTTTTTCGTACGTGCCGTCGTTCTTCATGTCTGCCAGTGCTTTGTTTACGGCATTTTTCAGTTTCGGGTTGCCCTTGAGCATGGCTATTCCCATTCTTTCCTCATAAAGCAGCCCGCCTACAAGCTTAAGGGGCGCATTTTTATCTCTTATCGCCATAGCGCCGACTATTTTATCCGTCACAAAAGCATCTATCCTGCCTGTGGCGGTTTCGAGGATCATATCCGGCACGCCTTTATAAGTTTTTATTTCAGCACCCTTTATGTTTTCCCGCACCCACTGCTCATATGTTGTGCCAAGGGTTACGCCGATTTTTTTACCGTCCAGATCGGCAGAGGAACCTATGTCAGAGCTGTTTCCGGCGAATATCTGCGCCCCGCTTCTGTAATACGGGTCTGAGAAGTCGATTGACTTAAGTCTTTGTTCTGTTATTGCCATGCTTCCGCAGATCAGATCATATTTGGAGGCGATGAGCCCTGCTATTATTCCGTCCCACGCGGTGGTTACAGGTTTGCCTGTAACGCCGATCCGCTCAGCTACCGCCTTGCCTATTTCCACGTCAAAGCCTGTTACTGTGTTTTTGTCGTCAACAAAATTGAAAGGAGGGTACTGACCGGTGAGAGAGAAGGTCAGCTCGCCCTTCTTTTTCACATCATCAAGCCCTTCGGCAAACGACGCAGCGGCGGTGAGGAGCAGCAGCCCCGTAACGATAAATGCGGTAAGTTTCTTCATTGCTTTCTCCTGATATTTGAATTTGCTTCTGAATCAATTGATGTCTCTATGATTTATATATGAAATATATATACTTAAAGATAACACGCATATGGAGCGTCTTCAATATTAATGTTGCGCAAATTTTAAAAGTGAAGCAGGTTATGAAAAATCTGATTTAATAAAAAAGAATTAATATTTAAAAAAAACGGACGATTTCAATGACAGCGCCATAAGTGTGTTTATGGGCAAGTATGATTACAGGAAATGAATATAAGTGCAGCCAGAGCAGTGCTGAAGCTTTACAGTCCGTACCTTGCGGGATTTTTTCTTTTCCTTGTTCTTGCAGTGATTTCCTGCTCCGAAGAGGAGCGGATAAAGCTGATTGAAGACAACTTCACCGACAGTCAGCCAATCTCCGGCGTCGCCGTGGCAGAGCAGGATCAGGGTATAGAGGAAGGGAACAATCTCTTTTTGCAGGGGAACTTTGAACAGGCCATAGCCAAATATGAGGAAGGTCTGAAAATCAACCGTTCCGTTGCGTTCTATAATATGGGTGTGAGCTATTATCTGCTTGGTGATATTGATAAAAGTGA is a genomic window of Geovibrio thiophilus containing:
- a CDS encoding amino acid ABC transporter permease, translating into MLDWGIMVHYFPFLLQGAVLTLKISVFALILGFIFGISAALLKLSKNPLLRSAAGFYIWIIRSTPLLVQLFLIYFGLPQLGIDLGSFFSGVLGLALNIGAYNAEAIRGGIISVPSGQMEASRSLGMSSRLAMRRIILPQAMRIALPSLGNNFIILIKDTSLVSTITLVELTLTAQRLIGSTYKPFEMYLMAAFLYAVLTTATSLVLGRVEKRMAY
- a CDS encoding ABC transporter substrate-binding protein, with the translated sequence MKKLTAFIVTGLLLLTAAASFAEGLDDVKKKGELTFSLTGQYPPFNFVDDKNTVTGFDVEIGKAVAERIGVTGKPVTTAWDGIIAGLIASKYDLICGSMAITEQRLKSIDFSDPYYRSGAQIFAGNSSDIGSSADLDGKKIGVTLGTTYEQWVRENIKGAEIKTYKGVPDMILETATGRIDAFVTDKIVGAMAIRDKNAPLKLVGGLLYEERMGIAMLKGNPKLKNAVNKALADMKNDGTYEKISMKWLGIDAR